The DNA segment GCGCGACGAAGCCTATGTGGACATCCGTCTCGACCAGGGCAGCGCAACCGCCAAGACAGGCGCGGCGTCCTGAGCGCGTGAGTACCACAACACTCGCGATCACCCCCGGAGAGCCAGCCGGGATCGGCCCCGATCTGATCGTCCAGCTCGCCAGCACCCGGCCTACGGACGACTGGGTCGTCGTCGCCGACCCAGCGCTGCTCGCGCGGCGCGCCAAATGCCTCGGTCTGGCGCTGGATCTGCAGCTCGTCGAACCAGGGCCCATACCCAGCGCACAGCCCGGCGCGCTGCGCGTGTTGCCGATCCCGCTAGGGCATCCTGAAGTACCCGGACGACTCGACACGGGCAATGCCGAATACGTCCTCGAAACACTGCGGCGCGCAACCGACGGCTGCCAGCGCGGCGAGTTTGCCGCGCTGGTCACCGGACCCGTGCACAAGGGCGTGATCAACGACGCGGGCGTACCCTTCAGCGGTCATACCGAGTTCCTCGCCGAGCGCTGCGGCGGCGTACACCCGGTCATGCTGCTCGCCGCCGGGCAATTGCGGGTCGCACTGGCCACCACGCACCTGCCGCTCGCCGAAGTCAGCGGCGCGATCACCGCCGAACGACTGACACGCGTGCTGCGTATCCTCGATCACGACCTGCGCGCGCGCTTCGGGCTCGCAAACCCGCGCATCCTGGTCTGCGGGCTCAATCCGCATGCCGGCGAAGGCGGTCACCTCGGGCGCGAGGAAATCGAAATCATCGCCCCGACCCTTGAGACCCTGCGTGGCGAGGGCCTGAATCTCGTCGGACCGTTGCCTGCCGACACCGTGTTCACCCCTCGACACCTCGAACATGCCGATGCCGTGCTTGCCATGTACCACGATCAAGGCCTGCCCGTGCTCAAATACGTCGGTTTTGGCCAGGCAGTGAATATCACCCTCGGCCTCCCCATCGTGCGCACCTCCGTGGATCACGGCACCGCGCTCGATCTCGCCGGCAGCGGCCGCGCCGAAACCGGCAGTCTGGCGGCCGCCATTGACCTTGCGGCCTTGCTGGGCAGACGCGCCGCGACAACATGAGCCACGTCCCGCGCAAGCGTTTCGGTCAGAACTTCCTGCACGATCAGCAGGTCATCGCGCGTATCGCCGCGGCCATCGCCCCCCTGCCCGATGACGTCCTGATCGAGATTGGCCCCGGTGAAGGCGCGCTGACGGCCGCGCTGCTTGCACGCATCGATCACCTCGACGCAGTCGAACTCGACCGTGACCTGCTCCCCAAGCTCCGCCGCCGCTTCGGCGAACGACTCACCTTGCACGCGGCCGATGCCCTGCGTTTCGATTTCGCCGCCATTGCGCCCCCCAAGGCCTGCGTGTTGTCGGCAACCTGCCCTACAATATTTCCACACCACTGATCTTCCACCTGATCGATGCCCTCCCGCAGGTGCGCGATATGACCTTCCTGCTCCAGCGCGAGGTCGTACAACGGCTGGCCGCCGCCCCCGGCAGCAAGTCTTACGGACGACTGTCGGTGATGGTGCAATACCGCTGCCGTGCCGAGGCCCTATTCGAGGTTGGCCCTGGCGCCTTCACGCCACCGCCCAAGGTCGATTCCGCATTGGTGCGACTGACGCCCTGGCCCGCACCGCCGCACCCAGCACGCGATGAGCGCCTGTTTGCGCGCCTGGTTGAGCAAGCCTTCTCGCAGCGGCGCAAGACTCTCGGACGAGGGCTGCGCGGCACGCTGGAGGCCGACGACTTCGTACGCGCGGACATCGATCCCGTGCGGCGCGCCGAAACCCTGTCGGTGGCTGAATTCGCACGCCTGGCCAACGAAATCCGAACTCGCCTCGATACGCAGGGTCAAAATCCATAACACGCCCCGTGGCGCGGCGAATACCCTGCGATCGACGACCGGGATTGGCCGGCGGACTGCTAGACTTGCAGCAACCACCTATCAGGGAGGCACGCATGTCGAATCCCACCCCGTTACACACCCTCACCGAGCAGGGCCAAAGCATCTGGCTCGATTACATCCGCCGCGACCTCATGAGTTCCGGCGAGCTCCAGCGCATGGTGACTCAGGAGGGATTGCGCGGCATGACCTCCAACCCCGCCATCTTCGATAAGGCCATTTCCGAGGGCAACCTTTACGATGAAGCCTTGCTCGACGCATATCGCCGCGACCCCAAACAATCATCACAGGAAATATTTTTCAAACTGGCGATAGAGGACATCTGCGCTGCGGCCGATCAATTCACCGAGGTTTATCGAAGCAGCGCGGGCCGCGATGGCTTCGTCAGCCTGGAAGTCTCCCCCGAGCTAGCCCACGACACCGACGCCACTGTCAACGAAGCGCTCGCCCTGCATGACAAGGTCAACCGCGCCAACCTGATGATCAAGGTGCCTGCCACGCAAGCCGGCTTGCAGGCCATCCGCCACCTTACCGAGGCGGGTATCAGCATCAACGTTACCCTGCTGTTCGCCGTGGCGCGCTATGTCGAAGTCGTCGAAGCCTATCTTGGCGGCCTGGAGGCGCGCCTGGACCGCGGCCTGCCGCTGGATGGCATCAGCTCCGTCGCGAGTTTTTTCGTCAGTCGTGTGGACAGCCTGCTGGATGCCCGCCTCGCGGCCCATCCGAACCCGGAAGCGCACGCGCTGCTCGGGCGCTGCGCCATTGCCAACGCACAACTCGCCTACGCACACTTCACGCAGATCATCGATAGTCCGCGCTGGCAGCGCCTCGCCAAGGCAGGCGCACACCCCCAGCGTCTGCTGTGGGCCAGCACCAGCACCAAGAATCCGGATTATCCACCGCTGCTCTATGTAGACGAACTGATCGGTGCGCACACCGTCAATACGTTGCCGCCCGCCACTTACCAGACACTGCTGAAACGCGGCTCCATACCCGCTGCCACCCTGCCTGGCGATATCGACGCGGCGAAGGCCTGTATCGCAAGCCTTACCACATTCGGCATCGACCTTGATGAAGCCACCGATCAACTCGAACGAGAAGGTGTTGCCTCCTTTACCGAGGCCTTCCACCACCTGCTTGGAGGCATCGCGACGCAGCTCGACCGCATCAAGGTTAAGGCATGAAGTCCGGCACGCCCTGCCACACGCTGGCCAATGCCGACCACCTCTATGCTGCGGTGGCCGAACGGATACTCGCACTTGCGGATGCCGCCATCGCGGCACGTGGTTGCTTTCATCTCGCGCTCGCCGGCGGCAACACCCCGCGCCGGCTATACGAGCGCCTCGCCGAGCATGAGAATGTCGAGTGGAACCGCTGGGAAATCTGGTTCGGCGATGAGCGCTGCGTCCCCCCGACCACGCGGACAGCAATTACCGCATGGCCTGCGAGACCCTGCTTGCGCGCGTGGCGATCCCGGCCAGTCAGATTCACCCGATGATCACCGGCACCGACTTCACCCCCGAACGCGTAGCCGCCGACTACGCCGACGCCCTGACCGCTCACCTGCCGCTGCACGCGGGATGGCCGATACTCGATGCCGTACTCCTCGGCCTCGGTCCCGACGGCCATACCGCCTCGCTGTTCCCCGGCACGCCCATCCTCGACGTACTCGACACCCCGGTTGCCGCTGTGCGCGTACCGCGACTGGGCGCTTGGCGCATTTCGCTGACACTGCCGGTACTCGAACACGCCCGTCACCTGCTGTTCGTGGTCGAGGGTGCCGGCAAGAGCGATATGCTGGCACGCCTGGCGCGCGGCCCCGCCGCTGACGAAGCGCCGCTGCCGGCCGAACGTGTCTCCGGCCCGAATGCCGAGTGGTATCTCGATGCCGCTGCACGAGGTAGCGCATGACGCTGCTGGCCGGCGATATTGGCGGCACCAAAACCTTCCTGGTGCTCGCGCGCACCGGCGATCATGGCATCGAACGCCTGCATGAGGCCCGCTATCCCAGCGCGACTTATAGCGATCTTGCATCCATGGTGTCCGACTTCCTCGCCACCGCCCCCGACGGCCCGCACGCGATAATGGGCGCCTGTTTCGCCCTGGCCGGACCGATCCAGGACCAGCATGATCGCCAGCAAGCGCAACTCACCAACCTGCCCTGGCGGCTCGACAGCGAAGATCTCCAGCACGCACTCGATATCCCTCAGATCCGCCTGATCAACGACTTTGCCGCCATCGGCCATGCCCTGGCGACACTGCCACCTAAGGCCCTCGCCACGCTCCAGGCCGGCCAACCGGACCCCACCGCGCCCAGCCTGGTGGTCGGCGCGGGCACCGGGCTCGGCGTGTGTACCTTCTGCCCCGGCGATAACGGCCCGCCACGCTTGCTTCCGGCCGAAGCCGGGCACTCGAACTTCGCCCCGGCGAACCTACGCCAGTTGCGCTTGGCCGAATATGTTCTCGCCCACGAGGGGCGCTGCACGCGCGAATATCTATGCTCGGGTGATGGGCTGCGGCGCGCCTACGCATTCGTCTGCGACGAGGCCGGTCTGGCGCCAGGTGCCGCGCTGGCAGCCCGCGATCCAGCCGCCGTCGTCGCCCAGGCCGCGCTGGCCGGCAGCGATCCGCAGGCCGTCGATGCCCTGAGCCTGTTCGTCGAGATCTACGCCGGACAAGCCGCCGACCTCGCACTCGCCGTGCTGCCCTTCGGCGGGGTTTACCTCGCCGGTGGCATCGCACCCAAGATCCTATCGCGGCTACGTGAACCCGACGTCATCGCCGCCTTCACTGATCGCCCACCGATGCAAGCGCTGCTGGAGGCCATGCCGCTACAGGTCATTCTCGACGAACACGCCGGTCTGGCCGGCGCACTCGAATGCGCGCGCCGGCTGGCCGAAACCCGCGTGAACAGTTAAGACCGATGCGCCCCGCACAGGTATAATGGCCGCATGACTACGACTCCCGATTACGCCATCCAAGTGGATGTTGAAACCGAATACCTATCCGGCGAGTCCGACCCATCCGGTAGCCGTTACGTATTTGCCTATACCATCACCATCCAGAATCGCGGTGCCCACCCCGCGCGCCTGCTTTCGCGCCATTGGCTGATCACCGATGCGGACGGCGCCGTGCAGGAAGTCCGCGGCCCCGGTGTAGTAGGAGAACATCCCCACCTGCGCCCCGGCGAGGCCTTCCGCTACACCAGCGGCACCCAGCTGCCGACCGCGGTCGGCAGTATGCAGGGCAGCTATCAGATGATCGCAGACGACGGCACACGCTTCGACGCGGAAATCAAACCCTTCGTCCTCGCCGCGCCGCGCACCCTACACTGACCGGCATGTCACTGCGCGGCGCCTATACCCTCTGGGCACCGATCTACGACGTCTTGCTGGCGCGGGGCACGCACGCGCTGCGTGCGCATAGCCTCGTGCGCCTCGGCGCTGAGCGCGAACGCGACATCTCCCTGCTCGGTATCGGCACCGGCCTCGATCTGCCTCACCTCCCACCGGGTAACCGCTATCTCGGTGTCGACCTCACGCCGGCCATGCTGGCGCGCGCGCGTCAGCGGGCGAAACAGCTAAACCTGCCCATCACGCTGCAGGTCGGAGACGTGCAACATCTCGATCTGTCAGATGCCAGTTTCGACACGGTCGTGATGCACCTCATCCTCGCCGTGGTGCCTGACCCGGTCGCCTGCCTGCGCGAGGCCGCGCGTATTGCCCGCCCCGGCGCGCATCTGCTGATCCTCGACAAGTTTCTAAGACCCGGTCACCCTGCGCCATTGCGTCGGCTTATCAACCCACTGATGCGCCGGCTGGCCACGCGCACCGACGTGGTGTTCGAAAACATCCTCGCCGACACGCCGAACCTGCGCATGCTCGAAGATCGCCCGGTCGCCGCTGGCGGCTGGTTCCGCGAGATCACGCTGGAGCGTACCTAACCTTGGCCGTGTATGCCGTCGGCGACCTCCAGGGCTGTCTGGACCCGCTCGAACGCCTGCTCGAAAAATTGCGATTCGACCCGGCCACCGACCGGGTATGGCTGGTTGGCGACCTGGTTAACCGCGGGCCGCAGTCGCTCGAAACCCTGCGCTTCGTACGCATGCTGGGCATAGCCGCCGTGTGCGTACTCGGCAATCACGACCTGCATCTCCTCGCGGTTGCCGAAAACGGCGATGGACTGCATCGAGGAGACACCCTGCAACCGGTCCTCGACGCGCCGGACGCCGCCGAGCTGCTGGACTGGTTACGTCGGCGCCCACTGCTGCACCACGACGCAACGCTCGGCTGGACGATGGTCCATGCCGGACTGCCGCCCGAGTGGGATATTCCACACGCACTCGACTATGCCGCTGAAATCGAGGCCGAACTGCGCACCTCTCCCGCGGCACTCTTCGCAAACATGTACGGCGACCTGCCCGACCGCTGGTCCGAAGATCTCGCTGGCATGGCACGTCGGCGCTTCATCCTCAACGCCCTCACCCGCATGCGCTATGTCGATGCCGCCGGCCGGCTCGATCATCGCTGCAAGGACGCTCCCGACGATGCGCCCACCGGGCTGACGCCCTGGTTCCGAGTTCCCGCGCGCCGTAGTGCCGATGCGCGTATCGTCTTTGGCCATTGGTCCACACTCGGCCTCATCAACGAGCCAGAGCTCCTCGCCCTCGATACTGGTTGTGTCTGGGGTGGCGCACTCAGCGCGGTACGCCTAGATCACCCGCAACGCCCGATCACCGCCGTCGTGTGTCCACAGGCCCGCCAGCCGCGCGGCCAACGCATCTGACGTGCCGGCAAGGACGCCATTAACCCCAGGCTAATTACTGGCAGCGCCACCGCGTCCCGCTCCAACGTCAGCTCACGGCTAAACGGCACTCGTCATACCAGCGTCTTCGCCGGCCAACAGAGCCATTCCCAGACCGATCAAGCCCAGTCAGAATCAATGTACGGCTTTATTGGCGCGCGACCGGAACCACCACCGGTGTCTCGCGCCGCCGCCAAATCTCGCCATAGGCCGAATACCCGAGATAAAGCGCAAGGCTGCCGACCACGATGACACCCCCCATCAGCATCCCGCTTGTCGGCCTTTCCCCCGTACCTAACCAAACCCAGAGCGGGCCGAGTACAGTCTCCATGAGCATCACGAGGCTCACGTTCGCAGTCAACGTATGACGTGAGGCCAATGAAAGCGAGAAAAACGATACGGGTAAGATCACGATACCCGTAATCGCAATAAACCCTATATTTCCTTGCAGCGCTGCGGCCGGCCCAATGATGAACAGCGCGGCAACGCCCGACAGAAGCGCCCCCACGCCGACCGTCAACAAGATAGGTGCCTCGGGATTCCGACGAATCGAAACAAAGGTGAGCGCAAGACTTATCGCGACACCCAGACCCGAGACGGCTCCAAGCAACACGCTACCCGCGCCGCCCACAGCGCTTGGGCCTCCGCCGAAAACAGCAATGCCAATGCCTGTAATCACCGCAACAATGGCAAGCCAAGTCGACCAGTGAACGCCATCGCCCAGCAGTAAAAAACCGAAGACCGCAGAGAATACCGGCACCGAAGCGACGCCAAACAACACGACCGAGACCGGCGCCATGGCGACCCCAAGACTGAACAGCGAGGTACTGACGAACTGGCACAACACCACAGCCAACCCCTCACCTGAAAAAAATCCGCGGATATCGGCCTTCCGGGTACGATGAGAAACAACCATCCAGGCGGCGACGAAAACACCTCCCATCAACAGGCCCCGCCAAACCAACATCTGCGCACCGCTCATCTCCGACCACCGCATAAACAGCGTGTCAGGCGTAATGGTAAGAGCCCCAAAGAGCGCGAGTACCAACCCGAACATCGGATGACGTGTCATGGGAATCCGTGCGAAAAAGAGAGGCTTATATCCACCCTAAAGCATCGAGGAAAATCAGAACCCCACCCCGTAGACCGAGCGAGGGGAGGCGTTATGTCTCCGTTGTTTTTGATTCGGCGATGCTGCGAGGTCACTTCACGTGATGTACAAATGGACGCGCAATCCGCGCATGCCGTTTGAGCGCTTTTTGAACACGACCCAGTCGCACACGTTGAGGGACAACGCCGGCAACGCTACGATTGCCCTACGCTAGAAACACAAAAGGCCCACCCTATTCAGGTAAGCCTTTGAAAATAATGGCGCGCCCGGAGAGATTCGAACTCCCGACCACCTGGTTCGTAGCCAGGTACTCTATCCAGCTGAGCTACGGGCGCGTGAAGGTGGCGAATTATGGTGAAGCTTTGATTCGCCGTCAAGCCGAAGCCGTGTTTCCAATATGCAGATGGCGGAGAGAGAGGGATTCGAACCCTCGATGGAGCTTTTGACCCCATACTCCCTTAGCAGGGGAGCGCCTTCAGCCTCTCGGCCATCTCTCCGTATACCGCAAATCCCTCACACCCAGGAGCGAGAGAGGGCGTAAGGATACCCGCCGGAACCCGATAGGTAAAGCTGCAAACTGCTTTACGCCCGGCGTGCTCACTCATTCCCCGATCCACCGCCGGCATCGTCGGGCTGAACCTCTCCATGAATGCGCTGGTAAACCTCTTCCCGATGCACGCTGACATCCTTAGGCGCCTTGATGCCCAAACGCACCTGGTTGCCTTTGACCCCAAGCACGGTCACCTCTATGGCGTCACCGATCACCAGTGTTTCGCCCACCCGACGCGTCAATATCAGCATCTCAGCCTCCTGCTCCTATCATCCGGGGATATCCGGACATACACCCGCCGACGGGACGATCTGCCGGCACGTGGAACGTGACGCACTGACAGCCGAGGGCGAAGTGCTCCGCGTCAACCTGTCGAGTCGTTCGTTCCAGCCATGCCGGAGGGCATCGTCTTCACATCGATGCGGCCCGGACTGCCTGGGTTAGGCATTCGGGAGGTCAGTACGTTCCTCAGGAAGCTGCGCCAGATTGAAGGCATCGTGCAAGGCGCGAACGGCCAGCTCCAAATACTTCTCCTGAACGACCACCGAAATCTTGATCTCCGAGGTGGAGATCATCAGGATATTGACGCCCTCTTGACCCAGCACGCCGAACATCTTGCTGGCAATGCCAGCATGCGAACGCATGCCAACGCCGACCAGCGAAATCTTGGCGATCCGGGTATTGCCGACCACCTCGCGTGCATCCATGTCCTTGACGACCTCGTGCAAACGCTCCATGGCACGATCATAGTCGTTACGGTGGACAGTGAAGGTGAAGTCGGTCAAACCTTCTGCACTGACGTTCTGCACGATCATATCGACTTCGATATTCAGCTCGGCAATGGCGCCCAGGATGCGATAAGCGATACCAGGCTCGTCAGACACGCCGGTGATCGTGAGCTGGGCTTCGTCGCGGCTGAAGGCAATGCCGGAGATCAGGGCATCTTCCATGGTGTTGTCCTCGAAGGTAATCAGGGTGCCGGGGCCGTCCTTGAAGCTGGAAAGCACGCGCAGCGGCACGTTGTACTTGCCGGCGAATTCGACCGAACGGATCTGCAGGACCTTGGAACCCAGGCTCGCCATTTCCAGCATCTCCTCGAAGGTGATGCGGTCGAGGCGGCGTGCGTCGTTGACCACCCGCGGATCGGTCGTGTAGACGCCGTCGACGTCGGTGTAGATCTGGCACTCCTCGGCCTTGAGAGCGGCAGCGAGGGCGACAGCGGTGGTATCCGAGCCGCCACGGCCAAGGGTGGTGATGTGCCCCTCGGCGTCGACCCCCTGGAAGCCGGCAACGACCACCACGCGACCGGCCTCCAGATCGGCGCGCACGCGCGTCTGATCAATATCGAGAATGCGAGCCTTGTTGTAGGCGCTGTCGGTGAGGATTCGCACCTGCGCCCCGGTATACGAACGCGTGGGGCAACCGCGCTGGGTCAACGCCATGCTCAAGAGCGCAATGGTCACCTGTTCGCCAGTCGCGAGCAGGACATCAAGCTCGCGGCCACGTGCCTTGGGGTCGATCGCATGGGCGAGATCGATCAGCCGATTGGTCTCGCCCGACATCGCGGAGACGACGACGACGACCTGATGGCCATCCGCGACGAAGCGCTTGATCTTGTCGGCCACGGCCTCGATGCGCTCCGGCGTTCCCACCGAGGTGCCACCATATTTCTGAACAATAAGTGCCATAAAGATTCCGAACCGGCGCCGTTTGGTCGGCGCATTTCAGGGATTGTCAGGAAGTGACGGGCTTAAGCTGCGATTCGACCCAGGCAGGTACCGACGCGAGAGCCTGATCGAGCTGCGACGGGTCGTTGCCGCCCGCCTGTGCCATATCTGGGCGGCCACCGCCCTTGCCGCCGACTTGCCCGGCAACGCTGTTGACCAGATCGCCTGCGCGGATACGAGCGGTTTCGCCCTGGGTCACACCGGCTACCAAGGTGATTTTATCTCCCTCGCCGACGGCGGCGAGCACGATCGCGGCGTGACCTAGTTGATCCTTGAGGCGGTCCAACGTCTCGCGCAGCTCCTTGGTGTCCATGCCATCGAGACGCGCCGCCAACACTGAGATGCCGTCAATGTTCCGTGCCTGGCCGGCAAGATCCGCGCCCGCTTGCGAGGCGAGGCTGCGCCTAGCCTCGTCGAGGGACTTCTCCAATGTACGTTGACGCTCGATGAGCTGACGCAGTTTATCGTCGACGCCCTCGCGCCCGGTCTTGAGCAGGGTTGCGATCTGATCCAGGCGTGCATCAAGGGCGTCAAGATGGCGCAACGCAACCTCGCCGGTGATGGCCTCGATACGCCGGATGCCTGCGGCCACACCGCTCTCGGAGACAATTTTGAACACGCCGATGTCACCGACCCGGCGCACGTGGGTGCCACCACAGAGCTCCGTCGAAAAACCAATGCGCAGGACACGTACGCGATCGCCGTATTTTTCACCGAATAGGGCCTTGGCCCCCGTCTTACGTGCCTCATCCAAGGCCATGACCTCGGCGCTGGCGTCGCGATTCTCGCGAATCTGGGCGTTGACCAGGCGCTCCACTTCGCGCAGTTCCTCTGCGCTGACGGGTGCGAAGTGGGCAAAATCGAAGCGTAGTCGCTCTGGCGTGACCAGCGAGCCTTTCTGCTCGACATGGTCGCCGAGGATGCGACGAAGGGCCTCGTGCATCAGATGGGTCGCCGAGTGATTAAGTATGATTGCCTGCCGACGCGCGGCATCGACACGGGCTTCAAGCTGATCGCCAACGCGCAGCTCGCCGTTGCACAGGCGGCCCACATGCAGATGCGCGGCACCGAGCTTACGCGTGTCGTCGACCTCGAAGACGACACCGGCCGCCCGCAGCGCGCCGCTGTCGCCCACCTGGCCACCCGATTCGGCGTAGAAAGGGGAGTTATCAAGCACAACACCACCAGCTTCGCCAGCGGCCAGACGCTCGACCGGCTCGCCCTCGCGCAGTAGCGCGACCACCCGCCCCTGATCCTCGACACGCTCGTAGCCACTAAATTCCGTTTTGGCATCGATCTTCGCGGTTTTGCTGTAATCGACATCAAAGCGGCTGGCATCGCGCGATTGCGCGCGCTGTGCGGCCATCGCCTTCTCGAAGCCCGCCATATCAAGCGAGAAACTCTGCTCGCGAGCAATATCGGCGGTCAAGTCGACGGGAAATCCGTAAGTGTCGTAGAGGCGGAAGATCAACTCGCCGGAGAGTGTGCCACCGTCGAGATCGACGACCGCGTCCTCCAGAAGCCTCAGGCCCTTCTCCAGGGTCTCGGCGAAGCGTTCTTCCTCCTGCGCGAGGACCTGCTCGATGCGGTTCTGCGCCGCGGCGAGTTCCGGATAGGCTTCGCCCATCTCGTCGACCAGCGGCGCGACCAGACGATGGAAAAAGGGATCGCGCAATCCTAGACGGTGGCCATGACGCGCCGCCCGACGAATGATCCGGCGCAGCACGTAGCCACGCCCCTCGTTGGCGGGCAGCACACCATCGGCGATCAGGAAGCTGCACGAGCGTATATGATCGGCGATCACGCGTAGCGAGGGATTATCCAACGCCTCCAGACCAGCGAGGTCGGCGACCGCCTGCATCAGATGACGGAACAGGTCGATCTCGTAGTTGCTATGCACCCCCTGAATAACCGCCGCCAGCCGCTCAAGGCCCATGCCGGTGTCGACCGAGGGCTTGGGCAGCGGTGTCATCACGCCTTCGCGATCGCGGTCGTACTGCATGAACACGAGATTCCATATCTCGATATAGCGGTCGCCGTCCTCCTCAGGGGAACCCGGGGGACCGCCGGCCACTTCTGGGCCGTGATCGTAGAAAATTTCGGTACACGGGCCGCAGGGACCGGTATCGCCCATGGTCCAGAAGTTGTCGCTCTCGTAGGGACGGCCACCGGGCTTGTCGCCGATGCGCGTGAAGCGTTTCGGATCGACGCCAATTTCCTTGAGCCAGATATCGGCCGCCTCGCCG comes from the Acidihalobacter yilgarnensis genome and includes:
- the alaS gene encoding alanine--tRNA ligase, yielding MTSAELRRRFLDFFIQRKHQAVPSSSLVPGNDPTLLFTNAGMVQFKDVFLGQDDRPYRRATTAQRCVRAGGKHNDLENVGYTARHHTFFEMLGNFSFGDYFKREAIRYAWEFLTVDLGLPPEKLWVTVYESDGEAADIWLKEIGVDPKRFTRIGDKPGGRPYESDNFWTMGDTGPCGPCTEIFYDHGPEVAGGPPGSPEEDGDRYIEIWNLVFMQYDRDREGVMTPLPKPSVDTGMGLERLAAVIQGVHSNYEIDLFRHLMQAVADLAGLEALDNPSLRVIADHIRSCSFLIADGVLPANEGRGYVLRRIIRRAARHGHRLGLRDPFFHRLVAPLVDEMGEAYPELAAAQNRIEQVLAQEEERFAETLEKGLRLLEDAVVDLDGGTLSGELIFRLYDTYGFPVDLTADIAREQSFSLDMAGFEKAMAAQRAQSRDASRFDVDYSKTAKIDAKTEFSGYERVEDQGRVVALLREGEPVERLAAGEAGGVVLDNSPFYAESGGQVGDSGALRAAGVVFEVDDTRKLGAAHLHVGRLCNGELRVGDQLEARVDAARRQAIILNHSATHLMHEALRRILGDHVEQKGSLVTPERLRFDFAHFAPVSAEELREVERLVNAQIRENRDASAEVMALDEARKTGAKALFGEKYGDRVRVLRIGFSTELCGGTHVRRVGDIGVFKIVSESGVAAGIRRIEAITGEVALRHLDALDARLDQIATLLKTGREGVDDKLRQLIERQRTLEKSLDEARRSLASQAGADLAGQARNIDGISVLAARLDGMDTKELRETLDRLKDQLGHAAIVLAAVGEGDKITLVAGVTQGETARIRAGDLVNSVAGQVGGKGGGRPDMAQAGGNDPSQLDQALASVPAWVESQLKPVTS